One Caenibius sp. WL genomic window, CATCAGCGACCGGCGATCGCCAAGATCGCCGCGAATCCAGTGCACGCCCCTGCGGTCCGGCTGGACACGCCGGGCCAGAGCCTGAACTGCCATCTTCTGCGCGGCCGCCGCATCCAGCACCGCCTGGCCCACAAAACCGGTCGCGCCGGTCAAAGCTATCGTCACAACAACACCAACTGATTGCGATGCACCACGGCGGACCGTGGGGCATAGCCGAGAATATCCGCATGTTCGGTGGAACTGTGCCCCAGCAGCCTGACACATTCCACCGCATCATATTCGACCAGCCCCTGCGCCAGCACGGTGCCCGCACTGTCGCGAATGGCCACCGGATCGCCCCGGTGGAAAGCACCTTCGACCGCCGTGATCCCCGCCGCCAACAGGCTCTTGCCCGCGCCCAGAGCGGCCACCGCACCCGCATCGATCGTCAGCGCACCTTTCATCCGCAAACGCCCGCCCAGCCATGCCTTGCGCGCGGCATCCCTGCGCCGGGGCAGGAACAGCGTCCCGATCCCCTGCCCCAATGCCCGGGCGATGGGCCGTTCATAAGTGCCGTTGAGGATCGCCAGCACGATCCCCGCCCGCTCCGCGATTTCGGCAGCCAACAATTTCGCCGTCATCCCGCCCGAACCGAGGCCGGAACCCGATCCGCCCGTGGCCATGGCGTGGATTTCCGCTGTCACCCCGCGCACTTCGGGCAGCATGCGCGCCCCTTCCGCACGCGGATCG contains:
- the proB gene encoding glutamate 5-kinase is translated as MSISRLSDLADASLCRRLVIKVGSALLVEKGEPRRAWLEGLVDEIAAARGRGQEVVVVSSGAIALGAAKLRLPKGGRADLADAQAAAAVGQILLAELWSELLAAKGIVAAQLLLTLEDLEDRRRYLNASATLGRLIKAGAVPVVNENDSVATQEIRFGDNDRLASRVAQAAQAQAVLLLSDIDGLYDRDPRAEGARMLPEVRGVTAEIHAMATGGSGSGLGSGGMTAKLLAAEIAERAGIVLAILNGTYERPIARALGQGIGTLFLPRRRDAARKAWLGGRLRMKGALTIDAGAVAALGAGKSLLAAGITAVEGAFHRGDPVAIRDSAGTVLAQGLVEYDAVECVRLLGHSSTEHADILGYAPRSAVVHRNQLVLL